The window TAGTTGGTTTATCGTCCTCGGAAGGAATAACAGTTATATTTGCCTTATCAGCTTTAATGTCAACATTTTGAAAATACGGATTTACATCGGGATTCATTTCTACGTGCGAAACAAACTCTTCTTCTGAGTATGCAGCTAAAAGTTCCATTGCCAGCTCATCGACAGGCCCTAAAGATTCAACTATTGCTTCTTCATTTTTACCTTCTGCCCTACCATTAGCAAAATATTCTCTAAAGTCACGTAATATATCTTTTCGTTCGTCTTCCTTTAATAAAAATAATTCCTTCTCAAGTACTTCTAGAAATTTTTCCTCAGACATTTACTTTTCCTCCCCCTGAATTAATTCATTTACACCTTTACTAAAGTTCTGCCACTCCTCACGAAGTTCCTTTAAATTCCCTTTGCCTAAAACTGTAATTTGATAATATTTACGTGGTGGTCCTTCAGTTGATTCTTTTAGATATGTTGTAAAATATCCCTCCGACGTTAGTCTTCTTAATAGTGGATAAACAGAACCCTCTGAGATCTCTATCTGATTTGAAATAGCTTGAACTAGTTCATAACCATACATATCTTGTTGATCTACAAGAGCAAGGACACATAAATTTAATACACCCTTCTTAAATTGAACGTTCAAGTTCTTCACCTCTTCCACTACTGTTCATTATACAGTAGTGTATCATGCACGTATTATTCATTGCAAGGTACTAACTAATATTTATCGAAAAATTCAGATACTATTACTTCTAAATTGTGAAATTTATTTGATAATGAATAATAATTAGCATCAAAACTACTCTAGTTTAAGTTAGTACTGCAACGGGAATGTAAACGTGTGTACATACATTATTTATGTATGGCCAGCCATCTTGCACTATAAGACGAGAGATATGCAGATACAAGAAAGTGGTTGCTTCATAATATCCGAGTCAACCACTTTTCTTTTTAGGACAATTTCATGTATTTTATGATTATCCAATAAAAATAAAAAAGTAGGGATATTATGTTTGTAGATAAAACTGTTATCATCACTG is drawn from Lysinibacillus sp. SGAir0095 and contains these coding sequences:
- a CDS encoding PadR family transcriptional regulator — protein: MNVQFKKGVLNLCVLALVDQQDMYGYELVQAISNQIEISEGSVYPLLRRLTSEGYFTTYLKESTEGPPRKYYQITVLGKGNLKELREEWQNFSKGVNELIQGEEK